In a single window of the Streptomyces sp. NBC_01471 genome:
- a CDS encoding M20 family metallopeptidase, whose protein sequence is MRGTLKEAARREIDRHADELIGLSERLHADPETAWEEHRAAAAVPELLDRAGFQVTSSYLGLETAFLARLGSGPTRIALCAEYDALPGLGHACGHNLIAASAVGAALGLAAVADDAGLTVEVYGTPAEEGGGGKIEMLDRGAFAGVDLAMMVHPAPVDVAEASPFAVSHSKISYTGKSAHAAAYPEAGINAADAFTVAQVAIGLLRQQLPASARVHGVVTHAGSAPNAIPERATGRWYVRAETLAELAELEPRVMRAFEAGALATGTTLEIEPESKPYAEFRADEKALGHYRRNAVALGREFAPPGQAARMNRASTDMGNVSQVVPAIHPYIGIGSLPATNHQHEFAAFCVGGPAQRALLDGAVALAWTGIDRAVSGGEAPG, encoded by the coding sequence GTGAGGGGCACGCTCAAAGAGGCCGCACGGCGTGAGATCGACCGTCATGCCGACGAGCTGATCGGTCTCTCCGAGCGCCTGCACGCCGATCCGGAGACGGCCTGGGAGGAGCACCGGGCCGCCGCCGCCGTGCCGGAACTGCTGGACCGTGCCGGCTTCCAGGTCACCTCTTCCTACCTGGGCCTGGAGACGGCGTTCCTGGCACGGCTCGGCAGCGGACCCACCCGGATCGCACTGTGCGCCGAGTACGACGCGCTGCCCGGCCTCGGCCACGCCTGCGGGCACAATCTCATCGCGGCGAGTGCGGTCGGTGCCGCGCTCGGCCTGGCCGCCGTCGCCGACGACGCCGGCCTCACCGTAGAGGTCTACGGCACACCCGCCGAGGAAGGCGGCGGCGGCAAGATCGAGATGCTCGACCGGGGGGCCTTCGCCGGAGTGGACCTCGCCATGATGGTGCACCCGGCGCCGGTGGACGTCGCGGAGGCCAGTCCGTTCGCGGTCAGCCACTCCAAGATCTCCTACACCGGGAAGTCCGCCCACGCCGCCGCCTACCCGGAAGCCGGAATCAACGCCGCCGACGCCTTCACGGTGGCCCAGGTCGCCATCGGCCTGCTCCGCCAGCAGCTGCCGGCCTCGGCCCGGGTGCACGGAGTGGTGACCCACGCGGGGAGCGCCCCGAACGCCATCCCCGAGCGGGCGACGGGACGTTGGTACGTACGGGCGGAGACCCTCGCCGAGCTGGCTGAGCTGGAGCCACGTGTCATGAGGGCCTTCGAGGCGGGGGCCCTCGCGACCGGGACCACGCTGGAGATCGAGCCGGAGAGCAAGCCGTACGCGGAGTTCCGCGCCGACGAGAAGGCGCTCGGCCACTACCGCCGTAACGCCGTCGCGCTGGGCCGTGAGTTCGCGCCGCCCGGCCAGGCCGCCCGGATGAACCGCGCCTCCACCGACATGGGCAATGTCTCCCAGGTGGTTCCGGCCATCCACCCCTACATCGGCATCGGCTCTCTGCCCGCCACCAACCATCAGCACGAGTTCGCCGCGTTCTGCGTGGGTGGACCGGCCCAGCGGGCTCTGCTCGACGGCGCGGTCGCGCTGGCCTGGACCGGTATCGACCGGGCCGTGTCAGGAGGGGAAGCACCGGGATGA
- a CDS encoding DUF1028 domain-containing protein has product MTFSLVVRDGERFGIAVSSSSPAVAARVVHLRPGVGAAASQNVTDPTLGTSLLAGLAEHGDAQRALSGVTGAARNAKTIEHRQLTVLGRSGPGFAHSGSGTLGTYASATADGAVAAGNMLAGEHIPRVLLDAYAEATGELEERLVAALRAAVEAGGEMGPVHSAGLAVVADVDWRVTDLRVDWADDPVDRLAELLEVWLPQRDDYVRRGLDPAAAPSYGVPGDL; this is encoded by the coding sequence ATGACGTTCTCCCTGGTGGTGCGTGACGGTGAGCGGTTCGGCATCGCGGTCAGCTCGTCGAGTCCGGCGGTCGCGGCCCGCGTCGTCCACCTGAGGCCCGGTGTCGGCGCTGCGGCTTCGCAGAACGTCACCGACCCCACTCTCGGCACGAGCCTGCTGGCCGGACTCGCGGAACACGGCGATGCGCAGCGCGCCCTGAGCGGCGTCACCGGTGCGGCGCGGAACGCGAAGACCATCGAGCACCGGCAGCTCACGGTGCTCGGCCGCTCCGGCCCCGGGTTCGCCCACAGCGGTTCGGGGACGCTGGGCACGTACGCGTCGGCCACTGCGGACGGCGCGGTCGCGGCCGGCAACATGCTGGCCGGTGAGCACATCCCGCGGGTTCTTCTCGACGCCTATGCGGAGGCCACCGGCGAGCTGGAAGAGCGTCTGGTCGCCGCCCTGCGTGCCGCCGTCGAGGCCGGCGGCGAGATGGGGCCTGTGCACTCCGCGGGCCTGGCCGTCGTCGCCGACGTGGACTGGCGGGTGACCGACCTGCGCGTGGACTGGGCCGACGACCCCGTGGACCGGCTCGCGGAGCTGCTCGAAGTCTGGCTGCCGCAGCGCGACGACTACGTGCGGCGCGGACTCGACCCTGCGGCCGCACCCTCGTACGGCGTCCCGGGTGATCTCTGA
- a CDS encoding RidA family protein, whose product MTSTREGRPAKAPIVAGGHIRIRPFNTQDTYPEQNLSNDLCQAVVAGNTVYVRGQIGQDLDTSESVGVGDAGAQAEQAMANIKTLLEEAGSRMEHLVKLTIYLIDPRYREAVYRTVGRWTKGVHPISTGLVVSALARPEWLCEIDAVAVIPGEEQA is encoded by the coding sequence ATGACCTCCACGCGCGAAGGCCGCCCGGCGAAGGCCCCGATCGTCGCCGGCGGGCACATTCGGATCCGGCCGTTCAACACCCAGGACACCTATCCCGAGCAGAACCTCTCCAATGACCTCTGTCAGGCCGTCGTGGCCGGCAACACCGTCTACGTACGGGGCCAGATCGGCCAGGATCTCGACACCAGTGAGTCGGTCGGTGTCGGTGACGCCGGGGCCCAGGCCGAGCAGGCCATGGCCAACATCAAGACGCTGCTCGAAGAAGCGGGCAGCCGCATGGAGCACCTCGTCAAACTGACGATCTATCTGATCGACCCGCGCTACCGCGAGGCGGTGTACCGCACGGTGGGCCGCTGGACCAAGGGCGTGCACCCCATCTCCACGGGTCTGGTGGTGTCGGCCCTGGCCCGCCCGGAGTGGCTGTGCGAGATCGACGCGGTCGCTGTGATCCCCGGGGAGGAGCAGGCATGA
- a CDS encoding NAD(P)/FAD-dependent oxidoreductase → MPSEQTEVVVVGAGQAGVAMSEHLGAHGVPHVVLERHRIAERWRSERWDSLVANGPAWHDRFPGLEFPGVDPDAFASKEQVADYFAAYAEKIGAPVRCGVEVTSVRKHAGRPGFRVETSEGSIDARFVVAATGPFQRPVTPPIVPDDAIPVQIHSSGYRNPGQLPDGAVLVVGAGSSGVQIADELRRSGRRVFLSVGPHDRPPREYRGRDFCWWLGVLGRWDAETPPQGAEHVTIAVSGARGGHTVDFRALAADGIELVGMTGSYDNGVLRFAPDLATNIAQGDAKYLELLQAADAYVAHNGLDLPGEPEAHVLGPDPECVADPRLELDLAGAGVTSIVWATGFAADYSWLEADAFDENGRPKQRRGVSPEPGVYFLGLPWLSRRGSSFIWGVWHDARYIADHITTQRGYLAYGTDDRPGAVPETTTQKN, encoded by the coding sequence GTGCCGAGTGAACAGACTGAAGTAGTCGTCGTCGGGGCGGGCCAGGCGGGTGTGGCGATGAGCGAGCACCTCGGAGCCCACGGTGTCCCGCACGTCGTTCTGGAGCGGCACCGTATAGCCGAGCGCTGGCGCTCGGAGCGGTGGGATTCTCTGGTCGCGAACGGGCCCGCGTGGCACGACCGGTTCCCGGGTCTGGAGTTCCCCGGCGTCGACCCTGATGCCTTCGCCTCGAAGGAGCAGGTCGCGGACTACTTCGCCGCGTATGCCGAGAAGATCGGTGCCCCGGTCCGGTGCGGTGTCGAGGTGACCTCGGTGCGGAAGCACGCGGGCCGGCCCGGCTTCCGGGTCGAGACGTCGGAAGGTTCCATCGACGCGCGCTTCGTCGTGGCGGCGACCGGACCGTTCCAGCGGCCCGTGACCCCGCCCATCGTCCCGGACGACGCCATCCCCGTGCAGATCCACTCCAGCGGGTACCGCAACCCGGGGCAACTGCCCGATGGTGCCGTCCTCGTGGTCGGGGCCGGCTCCTCCGGGGTCCAGATCGCCGACGAGCTGCGCCGGTCCGGCCGCCGGGTCTTCCTCTCCGTCGGTCCGCACGACCGCCCGCCCCGCGAGTACCGCGGACGTGACTTCTGCTGGTGGCTCGGTGTGCTCGGGCGCTGGGACGCGGAGACGCCCCCGCAGGGGGCCGAACACGTCACCATCGCGGTCAGCGGCGCCCGCGGCGGCCACACCGTGGACTTCCGTGCCCTGGCCGCCGACGGCATCGAGCTCGTCGGCATGACCGGCTCCTACGACAACGGCGTACTGCGCTTCGCGCCGGATCTCGCCACGAACATCGCGCAGGGCGACGCCAAGTACCTCGAACTCCTTCAGGCGGCCGACGCGTACGTCGCACACAACGGGCTGGACCTTCCCGGTGAGCCGGAGGCGCACGTCCTCGGCCCGGACCCGGAATGCGTGGCCGACCCGCGCCTGGAGCTCGACCTGGCCGGCGCCGGCGTCACCTCCATCGTCTGGGCGACGGGCTTCGCCGCCGACTACAGCTGGCTGGAGGCCGACGCGTTCGACGAGAACGGCCGGCCGAAGCAGCGACGAGGCGTGTCGCCCGAACCCGGTGTCTACTTCCTGGGCCTGCCCTGGCTGTCCCGCCGCGGATCGAGCTTCATCTGGGGCGTGTGGCACGACGCCAGGTACATCGCCGACCACATCACAACCCAGCGGGGCTACCTCGCGTACGGCACCGACGACCGGCCCGGCGCCGTGCCGGAAACGACGACGCAGAAGAACTGA
- a CDS encoding glycerophosphodiester phosphodiesterase family protein: protein MHVRPGRPDRARPSGAAATAAFLCLALTALGAAPATAVQPLSPSPTLASPSGGSARSLGGPVVYAHRGASAYAPENTLESIDRAMALGFDWVENDVQRTRDGVLVVIHDDTLTRTTDVKRVFPDRGPWRVKDFTAAEIARLDAGSWFDKRFAGARVPTLREYMERVGRNRQRLLLELKEPEASPGIERQILDLLDELGWLDEPHVTRRLVVQSFSADSIRTVHALRPDLRTAFLGTPNVADLPRYAAFTDQINPQHTTISAGWVAAVHRLLGAHGKPMEVDTWIVDDAATARKVKEMGVDGIITNAPDVVRHAVGPLQAFG, encoded by the coding sequence ATGCACGTCCGACCCGGGCGACCTGACCGCGCACGCCCTTCCGGTGCCGCGGCGACCGCCGCCTTCCTGTGCCTCGCCCTCACCGCACTGGGCGCCGCCCCGGCCACCGCCGTTCAGCCGCTCTCCCCCTCCCCCACACTCGCGTCACCCTCGGGCGGGTCCGCCCGGAGCCTCGGAGGGCCGGTCGTCTACGCCCACCGGGGGGCCTCGGCGTACGCACCCGAGAACACCCTGGAGTCGATCGACCGCGCGATGGCCCTGGGCTTCGACTGGGTGGAGAACGACGTCCAGCGCACCAGGGACGGCGTCCTGGTGGTGATCCACGACGACACGCTCACCCGGACCACCGACGTCAAGCGGGTCTTCCCGGACCGCGGGCCCTGGCGGGTCAAGGACTTCACGGCGGCGGAGATCGCGCGGCTGGACGCGGGCAGTTGGTTCGACAAGCGGTTCGCGGGAGCCCGGGTGCCGACCCTGCGGGAGTACATGGAACGAGTCGGGCGCAACCGGCAGCGGCTGCTGCTGGAGCTCAAGGAGCCCGAGGCGTCCCCGGGGATCGAGCGGCAGATCCTGGACCTGCTGGACGAGCTGGGCTGGCTGGACGAGCCGCACGTGACGCGCCGTCTGGTGGTGCAGAGCTTCAGCGCCGACTCGATCCGTACCGTGCACGCGCTGCGGCCCGATCTGCGGACGGCCTTCCTCGGCACCCCGAACGTGGCCGACCTGCCCCGGTACGCCGCCTTCACCGACCAGATCAACCCGCAGCACACCACGATCTCGGCCGGCTGGGTGGCAGCGGTGCACAGGCTGCTCGGAGCGCACGGCAAACCGATGGAGGTGGACACCTGGATCGTGGACGACGCGGCGACGGCGAGGAAGGTCAAGGAGATGGGCGTGGACGGGATCATCACGAACGCGCCGGACGTGGTGCGGCACGCGGTGGGCCCGCTCCAGGCGTTCGGTTAG
- a CDS encoding ABC-F family ATP-binding cassette domain-containing protein has protein sequence MITIRGVDVRAGARLLLSDISFTVAPGDRIGLVGRNGAGKTTLMNVLAGRAKPAAGTVTHSSPVGYLSQDSRTADPGTTVTDRILSARGLDLAASALRRAEAAMARATDTAAQERAMGSYVRAEAEFQTRGGYAAEAEAARVAAGLGLPVRVMGRPVGDLSGGQRRRVELARILFAGHDGTLLLDEPTNHLDADSVAWLRTFLSGHQGGLVLISHDTALLADTVNRVLHLDARRTTIDVHNTGWHAYLTQRETDERRRTRERANAERKAASLHAQADRMRARVATAVVAKNMARRAERMLSELEPARRVDKVARIRLPEPAPCGRTPLGAVSLTKSYGDHRVLTGVDLAVDRGSRLVFLGLNGAGKTTLLRLLAGQGRPDSGRVVHGHGLRLGYFAQEHETLDATRTVRENLAAAAPHLTDGEVRRVLGAFLFTGDDADKRAGVLSGGEKTRLALAGLVHSGANVLLLDEPTNNLDPASRHEVLAAVDTYPGAIVMVTHDQGALDALHPDRVLLLPDAEEDLWSEEYRDLVALA, from the coding sequence ATGATCACCATTCGTGGTGTCGACGTGCGCGCAGGCGCCCGTCTGCTGCTGTCCGACATCTCCTTCACCGTCGCCCCCGGCGACCGCATCGGCCTGGTAGGGCGTAACGGCGCGGGTAAGACCACCCTCATGAACGTCCTGGCCGGCCGGGCGAAACCTGCCGCGGGAACCGTCACCCACTCCTCGCCGGTCGGGTACCTGTCGCAGGACTCCCGCACGGCCGACCCCGGGACCACCGTCACCGACCGGATCCTGTCCGCCCGGGGCCTTGATCTGGCCGCCTCGGCCCTGCGCAGGGCCGAGGCGGCGATGGCCCGCGCGACGGACACGGCCGCGCAGGAACGGGCCATGGGCTCCTACGTCCGCGCCGAGGCGGAGTTCCAGACCCGCGGCGGGTACGCGGCCGAGGCCGAGGCGGCCCGCGTGGCCGCAGGACTCGGCCTGCCCGTACGGGTCATGGGCCGGCCGGTCGGCGACCTCTCCGGCGGGCAGCGGCGCCGCGTCGAGCTGGCCCGGATCCTCTTCGCCGGCCACGACGGCACACTTCTGCTGGACGAGCCGACCAACCACCTCGACGCAGACTCCGTCGCCTGGCTGCGCACCTTCCTCTCCGGCCACCAGGGCGGCCTGGTGCTCATCAGCCATGACACCGCGCTGCTGGCCGACACCGTCAACCGGGTCCTCCACCTCGACGCGCGGCGCACGACGATCGACGTGCACAACACCGGCTGGCACGCCTACCTCACCCAGCGGGAGACCGACGAGCGGCGCCGGACCCGCGAGCGCGCGAACGCCGAGCGCAAGGCGGCCAGCCTGCACGCCCAGGCGGACAGGATGCGGGCCCGGGTGGCCACGGCCGTCGTCGCGAAGAACATGGCCCGCCGCGCCGAGCGCATGCTCTCGGAACTGGAGCCCGCGCGGCGCGTGGACAAGGTCGCAAGGATCCGGCTCCCGGAACCCGCACCCTGCGGACGGACACCCCTCGGGGCCGTCAGCCTGACCAAGTCCTACGGCGACCACCGGGTGCTGACCGGCGTGGACCTGGCCGTCGACCGGGGCAGCCGGCTGGTGTTCCTCGGCCTCAACGGCGCCGGCAAGACCACTCTGCTGCGTCTGCTGGCCGGGCAGGGAAGGCCCGACAGCGGTCGGGTGGTGCACGGGCACGGCCTGCGGCTGGGTTACTTCGCCCAGGAGCACGAGACCCTCGATGCCACTCGTACCGTCCGGGAGAACCTGGCCGCCGCCGCACCTCACCTCACCGACGGCGAGGTACGCCGGGTACTCGGGGCGTTCCTGTTCACCGGGGACGACGCCGACAAGCGGGCCGGGGTGCTCTCCGGCGGGGAGAAGACGCGCCTCGCGCTGGCCGGACTGGTCCACAGCGGCGCGAACGTGCTCCTGCTGGACGAGCCCACCAACAATCTCGACCCCGCCTCCCGCCACGAAGTCCTGGCCGCGGTGGACACCTATCCGGGTGCGATCGTGATGGTCACCCACGACCAGGGCGCCCTCGACGCCCTGCACCCGGACCGCGTCCTGCTCCTCCCGGACGCGGAGGAGGATCTGTGGAGCGAGGAGTACCGGGACCTGGTCGCCCTCGCCTAA
- a CDS encoding alpha/beta hydrolase: protein MREFFDYYRTPRGRHPRSIGAYALRSVDQLDQFDAYEDVHKIAPRPLLMIAGSEAATLPFSRTAVEKAGDSAELFVIDGATHVDLYDRDEAVTPAVAKLADFFGKHL from the coding sequence ATGCGGGAGTTCTTCGACTACTACAGGACCCCGCGCGGCCGGCACCCGCGTTCGATCGGAGCGTACGCACTGCGCAGCGTCGACCAGTTGGACCAGTTCGACGCCTACGAGGACGTGCACAAGATCGCTCCGCGTCCCCTGCTGATGATCGCCGGGTCCGAAGCGGCCACCCTGCCCTTCAGCCGGACCGCGGTCGAGAAGGCCGGTGACAGCGCCGAGCTGTTCGTCATCGACGGCGCGACGCACGTCGACCTCTACGACAGGGACGAAGCCGTCACCCCGGCCGTCGCCAAGCTGGCCGACTTCTTCGGCAAGCACCTCTGA
- a CDS encoding SMI1/KNR4 family protein, with the protein MGGMSETAGSDEGVFDAVMTTPQEWRGFLEQYAELYLKNCDDEDELADLLDEDQLDLLEREGRVDVWLGEAPAREEALVAAEERLGVRFPPSLRGFFLASDGWTPLDAWVDGIHPCGRVSWMRDGDAGSSVIEVYDSIADNEDIVQLFRRSLEIARGEDFWLLDPTDVGPDGEWAAFDFAPKYGSVTEYPSFSALLQSEYEDLA; encoded by the coding sequence ATGGGCGGTATGAGTGAAACAGCTGGTTCCGACGAGGGTGTATTCGACGCTGTGATGACCACACCGCAGGAGTGGCGTGGCTTTCTGGAGCAGTACGCCGAGCTGTACTTGAAGAACTGTGATGACGAAGACGAGTTGGCCGATCTGCTGGATGAAGATCAGCTGGACCTGCTGGAGCGGGAGGGCCGGGTCGATGTGTGGTTGGGTGAAGCACCGGCTCGGGAAGAGGCTCTGGTGGCAGCCGAGGAGCGGCTCGGGGTGCGGTTCCCGCCGAGCCTGAGGGGGTTCTTTCTGGCGAGCGACGGGTGGACGCCCCTGGATGCCTGGGTGGACGGTATTCATCCGTGCGGCCGCGTCTCATGGATGCGGGATGGCGATGCCGGCAGCAGCGTGATCGAGGTCTACGACTCGATAGCCGACAACGAGGACATTGTGCAGCTGTTTCGCCGATCCCTTGAGATCGCCCGGGGAGAAGACTTCTGGCTGCTCGATCCGACCGACGTCGGGCCGGACGGCGAGTGGGCCGCCTTCGATTTCGCGCCCAAGTACGGCTCCGTGACCGAGTACCCCAGCTTCTCAGCGCTGTTGCAATCCGAGTACGAGGACTTGGCCTAA
- a CDS encoding maleylpyruvate isomerase N-terminal domain-containing protein, with protein MSRSPDTDLPRVPAPADDLDHAVQLAVSVLREAPPAAWEGKAGSLEWDCWETVEHLSDDLFAYAAQLGPKAPPLDGDVPFVWESRRPGGPANAIHADRKAGPAGLLQVLEASGALLVAMVRTTPPQTRAHHVFGVSDPDGFAAMGIVETLVHAHDVTQGLGLPWSPPADLCSRVLARLFPDAPSSTDPWPTLLWATGRAELPGRPRPTAWRWDGTPRARAAGVSASPPPVPPS; from the coding sequence ATGTCCCGCTCACCCGATACTGACCTCCCCCGGGTCCCCGCTCCCGCGGACGACCTCGACCATGCCGTGCAGCTCGCTGTGTCAGTCCTCCGCGAGGCACCCCCAGCCGCGTGGGAAGGCAAGGCCGGTTCGCTGGAATGGGACTGCTGGGAGACGGTCGAGCACCTCAGCGATGACCTCTTCGCCTACGCTGCGCAACTCGGCCCCAAAGCCCCGCCCTTGGACGGCGATGTGCCCTTCGTATGGGAGAGCCGGCGGCCCGGCGGCCCGGCGAACGCCATTCACGCAGACCGGAAGGCGGGGCCCGCCGGGCTGTTGCAGGTCCTGGAAGCCAGTGGTGCGCTGCTCGTCGCCATGGTGCGCACGACGCCTCCGCAGACCCGCGCCCACCACGTCTTCGGGGTCTCGGACCCGGACGGCTTCGCCGCGATGGGCATCGTGGAAACCCTGGTGCACGCGCACGACGTGACGCAAGGGCTCGGACTCCCATGGAGCCCGCCCGCTGATCTGTGCTCGCGCGTTCTCGCCCGGCTCTTTCCGGACGCACCCTCGTCCACGGATCCCTGGCCGACCCTGCTGTGGGCCACCGGACGTGCCGAACTGCCCGGGCGCCCTCGTCCGACCGCATGGCGGTGGGACGGCACACCTCGCGCCCGGGCCGCAGGTGTGTCCGCCTCACCTCCACCGGTGCCGCCCTCGTGA
- a CDS encoding phosphotriesterase-related protein gives MTGTGGLPYVQTVTGAVPAAGLGLVLPHEHLFNNLSRVLDEPSYAFSAALKDEQVSASSAWALRHDPYCCFDNVAAKPVEDVHREVAAFQAVGGGTIVDVTSSPAIGRDPQRLLDLARRSGLNVVMGCGAYLEKFEDTRITAGAVDEQAAAITDELANGVGDTGIRPGIIGEIGVSPQFTAAERGSLRAAALAQLGHPSVPLMIHLPGWQRRAHEVLDIVLDEIGVEPEKVVLAHMDPSGADVDYQRSVADRGVWLEFDMIGMDVTFPKEGGSPASTATADAVAGHIDHGLAPQLLLSHDLFLKQMWTQHGGNGLIHVPTVFAEMLVARGTGRDLIDTLTRQNPARMLAGPFA, from the coding sequence ATGACCGGCACCGGCGGGCTCCCGTACGTGCAGACCGTGACGGGGGCCGTGCCCGCGGCCGGACTCGGTCTCGTACTGCCCCACGAGCACCTGTTCAACAACCTCTCGCGGGTTCTCGACGAACCGAGCTACGCGTTCTCGGCGGCGCTGAAGGACGAGCAGGTCAGCGCCTCCTCCGCCTGGGCGCTGCGGCACGACCCCTACTGCTGCTTCGACAACGTCGCCGCCAAGCCGGTCGAGGACGTGCACCGTGAAGTGGCCGCCTTCCAGGCCGTCGGTGGGGGCACGATCGTCGACGTCACCTCAAGTCCCGCCATCGGACGCGACCCGCAGCGCCTCCTCGACCTCGCGCGGCGCAGTGGCCTCAACGTCGTCATGGGCTGCGGCGCCTACCTGGAGAAGTTCGAGGACACGCGGATCACGGCCGGCGCGGTCGACGAGCAGGCGGCCGCGATCACGGACGAGCTCGCCAACGGCGTGGGGGACACCGGCATCCGGCCCGGCATCATCGGTGAGATCGGGGTGTCCCCCCAGTTCACCGCGGCCGAGCGGGGATCGCTTCGCGCGGCTGCTCTGGCCCAGCTCGGCCACCCCTCCGTCCCGTTGATGATCCACCTGCCCGGCTGGCAACGGCGGGCACACGAGGTGCTCGACATCGTGCTCGACGAGATCGGCGTCGAACCGGAGAAGGTCGTCCTGGCGCACATGGATCCCTCCGGCGCCGACGTCGACTACCAGCGCTCGGTGGCCGATCGCGGTGTATGGCTCGAATTCGACATGATCGGCATGGACGTCACGTTCCCCAAGGAGGGCGGGTCACCCGCGTCCACCGCCACCGCGGACGCCGTCGCCGGCCACATCGACCACGGCCTCGCCCCGCAGCTTCTGCTCAGCCACGACCTCTTCCTCAAGCAGATGTGGACCCAGCACGGCGGCAACGGGCTCATCCATGTGCCCACCGTCTTCGCCGAAATGCTCGTCGCACGGGGAACGGGCCGCGATCTGATCGACACCCTCACCCGGCAGAACCCCGCCCGTATGCTCGCCGGCCCCTTCGCCTGA
- a CDS encoding DMT family transporter, which produces MTSLNTAGPEPGTVSAAPPARTARRTTTAVLVLATVLAGLLSPLQSTVNGALGKNINDGNAAAVISFGSGLILMAVIVFARPATRRQALNVPRLLRDGTIPWWNCVAGLCGAAVVLSEGITVGTLGVAVFQIALISGLVISGVVCDRVGATSTIKQPVTLPRGLGALLAIVATAIAISPNFQVPGTIALAILPFAAGLLAGWQPAGNSAVAQGSGSMLVSIGLNFLVGFVVLGIGLLVRASTGSVSFTLPGTWWMYTGGLLGLLSIAFMALLVRGLGLLLLGLASIAGQLVGSLLLDVISPSVGQPLHVVTVIGTVVALVAAGIGMIPSRSVPSVEAS; this is translated from the coding sequence ATGACAAGCCTCAACACCGCAGGCCCCGAACCTGGAACCGTGTCCGCGGCGCCGCCCGCGCGGACCGCCCGCCGCACCACCACGGCAGTGCTGGTCCTGGCCACCGTACTGGCCGGGCTGCTCAGCCCCCTGCAGTCCACCGTCAACGGCGCCCTGGGCAAGAACATCAACGACGGGAACGCCGCAGCCGTCATCTCCTTCGGCAGCGGCCTGATCCTGATGGCCGTCATCGTCTTCGCCCGGCCGGCCACCCGCCGGCAGGCACTGAACGTTCCCCGCTTGCTCCGCGACGGCACCATTCCCTGGTGGAACTGCGTCGCGGGCCTGTGCGGCGCCGCCGTCGTGCTCTCCGAAGGCATCACCGTGGGCACCCTCGGCGTCGCCGTCTTCCAGATCGCGCTGATCTCCGGGCTCGTCATCTCGGGCGTGGTCTGCGACCGGGTCGGGGCAACGTCCACGATCAAGCAGCCCGTCACACTTCCCCGTGGGCTGGGCGCCCTCCTGGCCATCGTGGCGACGGCCATCGCGATCTCGCCGAACTTCCAGGTCCCCGGGACGATCGCGCTGGCGATCCTGCCGTTCGCCGCCGGGCTGCTCGCCGGCTGGCAGCCCGCGGGCAACTCCGCCGTCGCCCAGGGCAGCGGATCCATGCTGGTCTCGATCGGCCTCAACTTCCTCGTCGGATTCGTGGTCCTGGGGATCGGACTGCTGGTGCGCGCGTCCACCGGATCGGTGAGTTTCACGCTCCCCGGCACCTGGTGGATGTACACAGGGGGTCTGCTCGGTCTGCTCTCCATCGCCTTCATGGCACTGCTCGTGCGCGGCCTCGGCCTGCTCCTCCTCGGGCTCGCCTCGATCGCCGGTCAGCTGGTCGGCTCGCTCCTCCTCGATGTGATCAGCCCGTCCGTCGGACAGCCCCTCCATGTCGTGACCGTCATCGGCACGGTCGTCGCTCTGGTGGCAGCGGGCATCGGCATGATTCCGTCCCGCTCCGTCCCATCAGTGGAGGCATCATGA